Proteins from one Bos indicus x Bos taurus breed Angus x Brahman F1 hybrid chromosome 19, Bos_hybrid_MaternalHap_v2.0, whole genome shotgun sequence genomic window:
- the CFAP97D1 gene encoding uncharacterized protein CFAP97D1, with product MNNSLDYLAYPVIVSNHRQSTSFRKKLDFGHYAFHKNRIQIVKPTVDTKPPAAHTHHILKLSKLQGEQKRIDKIEYENKQLCQKIANAHRGPAKVDCWNEYFSKSLNRETRNRELVRITVENQGILKRLGDRKPHYDRKSSELDWQNSRRYIRNTTRYLLSRDK from the exons ATGAACAATTCCCTGGATTATCTGGCCTACCCTGTAATTGTCTCTAATCATAGACAGAGCACATCCTTCAGGAAGAAGCTGGACTTTGGCCACTATGCATTTCATAAGAATAGAATACAAATAG tgAAGCCTACTGTTGATACCAAACCTCCAGCAGCGCACACACATCACATCTTAAAATTGAGCAAACTGCAG GGTGAACAAAAGAGAATCGACAAAATTGAATACGAAAACAAGCAACTGTGTCAAAAAATCGCCAATGCCCACCGAGGCCCCGCCAAGGTGGATTGCTGGAACGAATATTTTTCCAAGAG cttaaaCAGAGAAACAAGGAACCGGGAGCTAGTGAGAATCACTGTGGAAAACCAGGGCATTCTGAAGAGGCTTGGTGATCGCAAACCACACTATGACCGCAAGTCGTCGGAGTTAGATTGGCAG aattCAAGACGCTATATCAGAAATACAACCAGATATCTTCTCTCCCGAGATAAATAG
- the DUSP3 gene encoding dual specificity protein phosphatase 3: protein MSGPFELSVQDLNDLLSDGSGCYSLPSQPCNEVTPRIYVGNASVAQDIPKLQKLGITHVLNAAEGRSFMHVNTNANFYKDSGITYLGIKANDTQEFNLSAYFEKAADFIDQALAQKNGRVLVHCREGYSRSPTLVIAYLMMRQKMDVKSALSIVRQNREIGPNDGFLAQLCQLNDRLVKEGKLKL from the exons ATGTCGGGCCCGTTCGAGCTCTCCGTGCAGGATCTCAACGACCTGCTCTCGGATGGCAGCGGCTGCTACAGCCTCCCGAGCCAGCCCTGCAACGAGGTCACCCCCAGGATCTACGTGGGCAACGC GTCTGTGGCTCAAGACATCCCCAAGCTGCAGAAGCTGGGCATCACCCATGTCCTGAATGCGGCTGAGGGCAGGTCCTTCATGCACGTCAACACCAATGCCAACTTCTACAAGGACTCCGGTATCACCTACCTGGGCATCAAGGCCAATGACACACAGGAGTTCAACCTCAGCGCCTACTTTGAAAAGGCGGCAGACTTCATCGACCAGGCTCTGGCTCAGAAGAACG GCCGAGTGCTGGTCCACTGCCGTGAGGGTTACAGCCGCTCCCCGACCCTCGTCATCGCGTACCTCATGATGCGTCAGAAAATGGATGTCAAGTCCGCCCTGAGCATCGTCAGGCAGAACCGTGAGATCGGCCCCAACGACGGTTTCCTGGCCCAGCTCTGCCAGCTCAATGACAGACTCGTCAAGGAGGGAAAATTGAAACTCTAG